The proteins below come from a single Triticum aestivum cultivar Chinese Spring chromosome 5D, IWGSC CS RefSeq v2.1, whole genome shotgun sequence genomic window:
- the LOC123122108 gene encoding uncharacterized protein At2g33490 isoform X2, which produces MPPDKVLLLLGKSQFELRKLVDSYRVHVLTTITTPSQSLLNELQTVEEMKRQCDEKRELFEVLLNAQKEKGRSKNSKGDPAASQQLKQAQEDYQEEATLFLFRLKSLKQGQFRSLFTQAARHHAAQLNLFRKGVKSLEAVEPHVRLAAEQQHIDHQFSALEDEDYSVEDENDDDYNDSHDGELSFDYGESKETAEAGHASRSPTEEFFDRSKGDYSSFPGERQRPVSQSAPLFPEKKLETAERVKELRRSATRKIHTYVLPTPNDVQATSQTVTGNPTSGSPIESKSVFHSSPLNPSTHMGDLRDNKLPSPARLSNAQSVLKESNTNTAEIRTMLPAVDPALPGYNNLKTSSDNKKVKRGSFSGPIPLRSRSTENIDAAAARHSSAHQPTIHVRVSPSSSPPPISSPRIKELHELPRPPTGASRNTAFSSLVAHSAPLVPNSAPLASRGHAGQDHFNFRARQTPPSAPQTASPLPTPPGPISRSFSIPSRGIRTGISDGKETEDNQDKGAARMSLSSLPSTQTFLEDRQPLPAAAESVSRT; this is translated from the exons ATGCCCCCAGATAAGGTTTTGCTGTTGCTCGGGAAATCGCAGTTTGAGCTTCGGAAACTTGTAGATAGTTAT CGTGTTCATGTTCTTACTACCATTACCACTCCATCACAGTCCCTACTTAATGAGCTTCAAACTGTAGAG GAAATGAAGCGACAGTGTGATGAAAAAAG AGAATTGTTCGAAGTCTTGCTAAATGCGCAGAAAGAAAAGGGAAGATCTAAGAATTCCAAAGGTGATCCTGCTGCATCACAGCAATTGAAACAAGCTCAGGAAGATTATCAAGAGGAAGCAACTCTTTTTCTGTTCCGGTTAAAGTCATTGAAGCAAGGACAGTTTCGAAGTCTTTTCACACAAGCTGCTCGGCACCATGCCGCCCAG TTAAATTTATTCAGAAAGGGTGTCAAGTCTCTTGAGGCTGTGGAGCCACATGTTAGGCTTGCTGCCGAGCAACAACACATCGATCATCAGTTCAGTGCACTTGAAGATGAGGATTACTCTGTTGAAGATGAAAATGATGACGATTACAATGACAGTCATGATGGAGAACTCTCTTTTGATTATGGAGAAAGTAAGGAAACTGCAGAAGCTGGTCATGCTTCCCGTAGTCCTACAGAG GAATTTTTTGATAGAAGCAAAGGAGATTATTCCTCTTTTCCTGGTGAAAGACAAAGACCTGTAAGCCAGTCAGCTCCACTTTTTCCTGAAAAAAAGCTTGAGACAGCGGAAAGAGTAAAAGAGTTGCGGCGTTCTGCAACGAGGAAGATACATACTTATGTTTTGCCTACTCCAAATGATGTTCAAGCCACCTCTCAGACAGTCACAGGAAATCCTACAAGTGGATCTCCTATTGAGAGCAAAagtgttttccattcatctccgcTCAACCCAAGCACACATATGGGAGATTTGAGAGACAATAAGCTACCAAGTCCTGCCAGATTATCTAATGCACAGTCTGTGCTGAAAGAAAGCAATACCAATACAGCAGAAATAAGGACAATGCTCCCAGCTGTTGATCCTGCTTTACCAGGCTATAACAATTTGAAGACTTCTTCTGACAACAAAAAAGTGAAGAGGGGGTCCTTTTCTGGTCCGATTCCTCTCCGATCAAGGTCAACAGAGAATATTGATGCTGCCGCCGCAAGGCACAGCTCTGCACATCAGCCAACAATTCATGTGAGAGTGTCACCCAGTTCCTCCCCGCCACCCATATCCTCACCCAGAATTAAGGAGCTTCACGAGCTACCGCGACCGCCCACTGGTGCATCAAGAAATACAGCATTTTCTAGTTTAGTCGCTCACTCTGCGCCGTTGGTACCAAATTCTGCCCCGTTGGCATCCAGAGGCCACGCAGGGCAGGACCATTTTAATTTTAGGGCCAGGCAAACACCACCAAGTGCTCCACAAACTGCATCGCCTCTACCAACACCGCCTGGGCCTATATCCCGTAGTTTTTCTATACCTTCTAGGGGCATTAGAACAGGTATTTCAGATGGCAAAGAAACAGAAGATAATCAAGATAAAGGGGCCGCTAGAATGAGCCTCTCTTCTCTTCCTTCAACACAAACATTCTTGGAGGATCGTCAACCTTTGCCAGCAGCTGCCGAGTCAGTTAGCAGAACATAG